The DNA window TGGCCGCGGGTCGCTGCAGCGCACGCAGGCGCGGCGGGAGTCGGCCTGGCGTTGAGCCGGGCGACGACTCAGGCGTACGCGTGGATGCTGTCGACGGCGGTCGAAAGCGGTCGCTCGAAGAGAAGGTTGAACTCGAGCATCGGACCGACAGTGCATCGCGTGCAGGGTGTCTCGCGATTCCACGCCTCGCGCCAGCCATGGGCGAGGAGGTCGACCGGCGTGGTCTTTCCCTTGACGTACACGCAGGGGTACGCCTTGCCGAGCGGATCGATGTACAGGAAGCCGCGGCCGGCGCCGCAGCGGACCCCGGGCGCGTAGTACGCGGAGATCGAGAAGTCCTCCCACCGGGACAGGAACTCGAGATAGGGCGACGAGCTGACGACCGGGCGTCCCTTGCGCTTCTCCTCGAGAAGCCCGCGCCAGAAGGCGCGGAGCTGCTCGTTCGAGACGGAGGAAGAGACGCCGCCACGCACGACGTCGGTGTCCACGCACTGCGGCTGGAAGTGCATCCGGAAGCCGCTCGCCTCGGCCTGCCGCAGGAGCGCGTCCGCATGCCCGATGCTGTGCTCCGTCACGACGCAGATCGCGATCACCGGCTTGCCGTCGCCAACGAGCCGCGTGACGGCTGCCATGACGCCGTCGTAGGACCCCTCGCCCCGGGCGGCGACGTGCGAAGTCTCGTCCCCGTCGAGGCTCGTGTAGACCAGGTCCGCGAGCTCGAGCCGTTCGGGATGCCGATCGAACAGGGTGAGATTCGAGTTGACGCTGACCCAGAATCCCCGCTCCTTCGCCATCGCGATGATGTCGCCGAGATCCCGGCGCATCATCGGCTCCCCGCCCGCGAGCCCGAGCCGGCGGACACCCATCTCCCGGAGACGGCCGAACAGGACGTCGATGCGGGGAAGATCAAGGTTCGTCGGGTCGATGAAGGGGCAGTTGCAGTACGAGCACCGCAGGTTGCAGCGGTTGGTGACGGCGAACGTCGCCGAGAAGGGTCGCGGCGGGCCATCGACCATGTATGCGAGGAGGCTAGTCCCGTACGCGTAGCCGAGCGCGAGCTTGTCAGCCAGCCGCACCGGATATCCCCAGGAGATAGAGCCAGACGACACCGAAGTAGGCCTTGGTGAGCAGCCAGGCGGTTCCCGGGTTACGGACCGCGAAGAAGAGGGCCAGCGGTGTGAAGGCGGTCAGGGCACCCGCCGCTCCGAGCGGGGCACGCAAGGTGAGGAACACCAGCAGCGAGAGGACGATCAGGACGTTGCCCGCGAGTATGGGAGACCGGACCGCAGTCGTCCGAATCCCGTTCGCCGCGTCCGGGACACGGTCGTCGAGGGTCTGAAAGAGATGACAGACCGCCGTCATGAGACCGATCAGGACGACGAGTGGTCCGGGTGCGCCCACGATGGTCGCGTAGAGCGCTCCCCAGAGCCAGACCCAGACGACGTCGGCCACGGGGACACCCTTGAAGGCCACGGAGTAGGCCACGTTCACGATCATCACGCCGAGGACAGCGCCGGCGGCGATGGGACCGAGCGCCACAAAGGCAATGAGGAGCGTCACGAGCTTGAGGACGAAGGTGGCGAGGACGCTTGCGCGTCGGTGCTCGACGTAGATCTTGATCACCGCCCGGTCCTTCTTCGGGTTGTTCCAGTCGCCGGGGGCGTCGTACAGGTCGTTGAACGCGTACATCGCGCCGATGGCGAACACTGAGACGAGGGTTTGTGCCACACCTCGCCAGAGGCTCGCGCTCTGATGCACGATCAGCGAGAGGTTCACCGCCAGCAGGGCTCCCTCGCCGCGGCTAATTCGATGAAGGGTCGATGCAAGCATGGCCCATGATAGGTCGGCGAGTGCGGTCGGCCGCGTCGCGGCGACCGGGACGGTCCGGACCGTCGTAGCGTAGGGCGGCGCTCCGTACACCGCGTGCTCGACGGTCTCGGGTGCGGACATCCGTCCAGTTCTACCACGGCATGCTGTCCTGAAGTCAATGAAAATTCCGGGCGGGCTCCGCGGTCCCGGGCGGCTCTGTAGCCTCCGGATGCTCCCCGCCTGTTGACCCTTCGCCTGCCGATGTCCGCAGCCGTCGAGAACGCGATCGGGAGCTCCAGTTGACCCTCGGCCTCGCATGAACCTCGTGGTCAAGGGGCGCGGCTACCTCGCTCCGATGGCGGTGGACGAGGCGTCCGTGGTCGCAGCGCTCTCGCTGGCCCGGCTATGGGGGGCAGCCCCCGGGAGCTGGCGCGTTCACCGCGGAGAACAGCTTGTCGGGCGCGAATTTCGGCGTACCCCCGAAGGTCATGCAATAGTGCGTCCCTCCGGTTGTAAGCACGACCGAGACCGGATTCGGGTCGCTCGCAAGTGTATGACCAAGAGCGGCTCCGCTGGCGATGACCTTCACGGCCTTGCCGGCCATCATCGCGACGAACCTGACCGGCCCGTCCGACCGGGTGGCGTCCTTGTAGACGTAGCCGTTCCTGCTCGTCCGCCAGTTGGCCTGCGGCAGCGTGTAGGTGTCGTCGAACTCAGTGCTGACGACTCGGAGATCGGCGGGATGCAACGTCGGGTCGTCCCCGCTGCCCGGCCCACCGCCGAGCGAGATACCGGGGTCCTTTGCCATTACTGCGAACGACTTCTTGATCGCAGTGCCGGTTTTCGTCTTGAGAACGAGCTTCTTCCCGTTCAGGAACTGATCACCAGCATCGACGGTGGGCGCTACGCGGCGGACCTGTCCCGCGTTGATCGCCACGTAGTAGAGGGCGCCATCCGGCCCGAAGATGAGGTCGACCGGCCCGCCGGCATAGTTCACGAATGCGCTCGGCGTGCCAACGATCCCATCGCGAGTATCGTTCACAACGGCGTCGTAGATGTTGCTGATGTTGAAATCGGCGAAGAAGTAGTGACCGCCGCGTCCGCCGAAGGTTGCGGGCGCGAATGCACCCCCGATCACCGTACCGCCGAGCTCAGGAAGGCCCTCACCGCCGCAGCCGGTGTCGAGGTCCGAGTAACCATGCCAGTACTCGAAGATCGGATCCTTGTCGCCGGGATGCTCACAGGCGGACGGCAGCGTGCCTTCGCAGTGAGGCCATGCATAGTCAGCGCCCACGGTGACGATGTCGATCTCCTCGATCGTCACGTCGCCGACGTCACCGAGCCAGAGCGCCCCGGTGACGGGATCGAACCCGAAGCGAAAAGGGTTGCGGAAGCCGCTTGCGAATATCTCGCCACGCTTGCCGGCCTGCCCGACGTACGGATTGTCTTCGGGGACGCTGCCGTCGAGCTCCAGACGGAGCACCTTACCCTCGAGCGCGTTCAAATCTTCGGCGTACGGGTTGGTCGCCAGGCCGGGGCAGACGAGCGGGTCGCCGACCCCGGTATCGCCCACACTCACGTAGAGCTTCCCATCCGGACCGATCCGCATCCCGCCGCCATCGTGGTGCTCCTCGTCGGTACGGATTCCCGTGAGGAGAACGGTGGGCGAATCGATGCTCGTCCCGGTCATGGTGACTCGAACGACCTCGTTCGAACGGTCGGCCGCAACGTTGCAGCCACCGTCCGGCTCGGTTCGGTAGAGGTAGATGAAGCCGTTGGTCAGGAAGCTGGGATCGATCGCAATGCCGAGGAGACCCATCTCACCCGCGGCGCACACCGGGATCGTCCCGAGCGTGGTGACCGTGCCCGCGTCGAAGAGCTTGAGCGCGGCGTTCCCCGACCCGCTGAACCCGCCCTTCTCCGCGACGAGCAACCGGTGATCGGGCAAGAACGCGATGGCGGTCGGTGTGTCGAGCCCAGTGACGTATGCGGTCTGGGTAAAACCGGGTGCGACTGCGGCCCGCGCATCGGCGACAAGGGCGAGACCGAGCGCGGCGATCAAGAGACGGACCAGGCGCGGCACGCCGGACCCCCCTAACTCGGTCGGACCTTCTTGTCCAGTTGAAATTCTCTGGACCGGTCGCCCTCACCATCTCCAACGCCTCGCCCTGCCTTTACGATTCGGTTGCGGGGTGGTCACTCGACGCACTAGGATCGCAGCCCATGTTCCGCTCGATCATGCCGCTGGCCGCCGTCGTCGTAACGCTGATCCGCCCTGTTCCTGCATGGACGGGAACACCACCCCACGTCGAGTACCGGGACGATCGGATAACCCTCCGGGCCGACGAGAGTGCCATGAAGGACATCCTCGAGGAGCTGCGGCGGCAGAGCGGCGCCGAGCTCCGCGGTGAGCCGGCGGCGACCGGACCGGTCACGCTTCACGTCGAGGCCGTCCCCGTCCGGGAGGCCCTCGAACGACTCCTTGGCGAGCGCAGTTTCACCTTGACGTACGGCGAGAACGGCCGGCTCAAGGCGATCGACTTGAAGGGCGGACCCGTGGCTGCGGTTCCGCAACAGGAGCGAGCGAAGCCCCCAGCCCCGGTCTCCCGGAAGGTGACCTGGGACGGGACGGCCCACGTCTTTGCCGTGCCAAAGCTCATTCCGGTGAGCGGAGGGCTCGCCCAGGCGTTGGGACAGGACCACGTCTTCTTCGTGCACCTCATGCAGGCAGCCGCCGAGAAGTGCCCCGACCGCATGTGTCGCAAGCAGGCATGGCACGCCGGTCTCCGAGCGTTGGAGGAAGATCAGGACCTTCGGAACCAGTTTCTCGCCGCGACCGGGGTGATGGACGACGCCGAGCTGACCGCCTTCGTGGAGGCAATGGCGCGGCAGACCCCGGACGGCGCGGAAGACATCGTGAAGCAGATCGTCCACGAGACCCGGATCCCGGAGTTCCGCGCCCGCGCGCGTGCCGTCCTCTCCCAGCTCCGTCAGAACCGCGCGGCGATCACCGCCGAGCGTTGACTCGCTCGACGAACGATCCTGCCTCGGACGCCAGCGTCTCGGCCATCATGCGATGCGCCGTCGGATTCGGGTGGGCGTCGAGTCCGTTCGTCAGCGTCCCCGTCGGATGGCGATCATAATACTCCGCCGCTACGGGCGCGAAGTCGACGAAGGTCAGGTCCTTGCCCTCGACCGCCCTCTTCAGCGCCAGAGGGAGCGTCTGCACGCGACCGCGTGGCAGATAGGGAATATTCAGCACGATCAGGCTCGCTCCCATGCCGTGCGCTTCGCGGACCATGGCGTCGATCATCGCCTGGATGCCGGCGGCCGCGATCTCCGGTGACGCGTCGAACCCGATCGTGTCCGCGTTGCGGTACTTGAAGAGCTCCATCCGAGCGGCCCACTTGGCCCCCTCGAACCACGCCCGCACACCCGACGGGTCGCGCATCGAGAATTCCGTCATGAACGCGCGGTTGTCCTCCGGAGAAAAGTACTCCATGTGGGGGCGCCGCACGACGATCCGGCCATCCTGACGCTCGAGATACGAGACCGGGAGACAGTACGGAACGAAGTTCGGCGCGCACGGCGAGAGGTTCCTCCGCAGATGATCCTGCATGAAACCGTAGATGACTACCTTGGGTTTCAGGTCTGCAGCGCGTCGCAATCTCTGCAGCGATTGCACGGAGCCGTAGCCTCCCATCGCAAGATTCGCGATGGACACGTCCAGCATCTTGCCGAGTTGCTGCGGGTACGTCATTTCGCTCTCGACGCCCTGCCCCCAGGTGAACGAGCAGCCGATCGCCACGACGTCGACATGTTCCGGCGTCTGCTCACCCGGTGCGTTGACACGGGCGCCTCGGCGGTCGGTGAAGACGTGAAAGCGGAAGCCAGCCTGGAAGTCCAGCTGGGTCGAGCCATTGCGGACGGGCACGAAACCGATCTCGTCGTCGCGCTCGATGATCCAGTCGCCCGTGAGACGGACGGGGATGCGCGGCAGCGTCTGGCCCCTGTACCCGAAATAGAGGAGCGCGATCGCGAGACAGACGACGATCGTCCCGCTCCACATGAGCGCATGGAAGGCGATGAGTCGGCCGCGTGCCATCGGGCTGGTGGCGCTAATCCTGGGAACCCTTCCGCGACGGGCAGGTCCAGGCGCGCCAGCGCGCGTCCGCCACGCGAGGCCACCATGGGGCGCCGCCGAGGAGCGCCCCGTGCAGGCGGCCGATCCGCGCCCGGTCCAAGATCTCGTAGAAGGCGGCGTCCGGCCACTGCCGGCATATCGCGCCGGTCACGTCCATGTCGAGGTCGTAGCCGTGGCTCCAGAAGAGCAGGTCCTTCCCTTCTGCAGCGAGGCCCGACGCCGGGAGCTCGCCGCCGTCGTATTCGAGGTATCCGACCGGGCGGGGCCCGGCGAAAGCCGTGATCGGTCCCCAGAAGAGCGTCCTCGTAGGTCGGACGAATCCCGGTCCGTAGACGAGCACGACCACGCGGTTTGCGACGTCCGGTTCCACCACGCTGAACATGATGCCGAACGACGAGGCGCTCAGGATTCGCGGATTCACGACGTCGAAGAGCACGGTGCTTCCCAGGCAGACCGCAACGGCGGCGACGGCACCCGCGCTCGACCTCGCGAGCGTTCCACCGAGCTGGCGGCGCACCACGGCGAATCCAGCGGCCGCGAGAAGCGCTGCGGGCACGGGCAGCGTCACGGCATGGACGATATCGACGACGTCGACGGGTGACGCGAACGCGGGACACAGCGCGGCGACGAAGAACAGCAGCAGGACCATCGCGGCAGACGAACGGCAGGCGGATCGCACGCACGCCGCGAGCCCGACGGCGATCAATGCTGCCCCGAGCGGATCGAAGATCACATCGCCCCAAAGGCGGATCGCGATGCGCGGGTGTGCGAACGGCGCCAGGATGGCGGACACGACCACGTCAAGTGGACGCGGAGAAACGCCCGACCATGCCGGCGGGATGGTGGCCAGCGGAAGCTGCCCCAAGAGATTGCCGTCGATGATGGAGATGAGTCCGTCCCAGCGGAAGTGAGCCTTCAGCTCGCCCGGGTTAAGGACGTTGCCGGCCGCGGGCACGACAGCCGCTGCGAAGGAGGCGAGCGCGGCCGCGCAACCCACCCAGGTATGCCGCCATGAACTGCGGAGGTACCAGATGGCCACCGCGAGAAAGACGACCACGGCCGGTACCACGCCGGGAAAGGCCACGGCGATGCCGGAGGCCGCCCCTAGCGCCGCGATCGCCGCTTCCGACCGCCGACGGACGGCAACGAGCGCGCAGACGGCGACCGCGGTGATGTAGACTGGTCCCGCCACGAAGGGACCCGGGAAGAGCGCGACCAGGCGCGTATAGGGCGCGAAGAGGAACACCGCGGCTGCGATCGGAGCCAGGCCGGGGCCGACGAGCAGGCGCGCCAGGGCGCCGACACCCACCGCACACAGCCCGAGCGACAGAACCTGCAGCAGCTGGAACCAGTGAAAGCTGAGCGGCGCGATCCCCAGCTGGACGAGCGGCATTCCGTGCAGGAACAGGAGGACGCCGCCCATGCCGGGCAGATTCGGGTCGAACAGTTCGGTGAGAAGGTTCTTTCTCTGCTCGGCGAAGCGGTAGATGTCGAGCCAGCCGCGCCACCCGTCGACGACGTCCGCGACGCGCGGTGAATCGAGGTCGGTCACGAGGCGGGACGCAACCCACACTAGGATCACCGCCGCGAGGGGAAGCGCCCGCCGCCAGCGGCGAAGTCGAGCCCGGACGGCAAACGAGCCCGGCAAGGCGAGCAGCAACCCCGGCATGCCGAGCATGGCGAGGTATGCCGTCTGGCCGGCGGGGCCCAGATGAGAGGCCCACGGGGCGGCGCACGCGTGGAGGAAGGCGACGCCGAGGGCGAGCCCACGTGCGACGAGGACGCCGGAATGACGGCGAGCGCTGGATGGTGACCGGAGGGATCCCGGCACGGCCGAAGGATGAGCCCTGCTCAGCAGAAGAGCGCCGGCCGCCAGCGCCCCGAGGCGGAGCGCGACCCAGAGCGCCGGCACGCTCGGGAAGATCCGCTGGAGGAGCCAGCTGTCCGGCGGGACAACGTAACCGGTGGGAAAGGACGGCGGCGGGTAGAATAGCGGGGCCGCGTAGACGAGGAGCAGCACTCCACCGACCACGACGCGGGTGGGAGAACCCGACCTCGCCTGACGCCCCACTCCCGGCACGCTCGCCGGCGGCGACGGCGCCTCGACACCTCTCATCGGAAAGGGCTCATCGAGAGCAGCGGCCGGTCCCACTGCGCCAGTGCCTGCGGCGAGAAGAAGAGCCGCCGGTCGTTCCCTTCCCCGGCCAGATACTCGCGCAGCGCCGAGCCGGGCCTGGTGAAGAAGTAGAACGCCCAGTCGATCACGATGGGCGTGTCCCGATTGGCTCTCAGGCATTTGATGAGGCGGTCGTCGGACCAGCGGAACTTCCGCGTTCGTTCGGTGAGGAGCCACGTCTCGCCGAAGCCACCGTACGTGAGCGCCGGGTT is part of the Deltaproteobacteria bacterium genome and encodes:
- a CDS encoding radical SAM protein codes for the protein MRLADKLALGYAYGTSLLAYMVDGPPRPFSATFAVTNRCNLRCSYCNCPFIDPTNLDLPRIDVLFGRLREMGVRRLGLAGGEPMMRRDLGDIIAMAKERGFWVSVNSNLTLFDRHPERLELADLVYTSLDGDETSHVAARGEGSYDGVMAAVTRLVGDGKPVIAICVVTEHSIGHADALLRQAEASGFRMHFQPQCVDTDVVRGGVSSSVSNEQLRAFWRGLLEEKRKGRPVVSSSPYLEFLSRWEDFSISAYYAPGVRCGAGRGFLYIDPLGKAYPCVYVKGKTTPVDLLAHGWREAWNRETPCTRCTVGPMLEFNLLFERPLSTAVDSIHAYA
- a CDS encoding PQQ-dependent sugar dehydrogenase: MSTGQEGPTELGGSGVPRLVRLLIAALGLALVADARAAVAPGFTQTAYVTGLDTPTAIAFLPDHRLLVAEKGGFSGSGNAALKLFDAGTVTTLGTIPVCAAGEMGLLGIAIDPSFLTNGFIYLYRTEPDGGCNVAADRSNEVVRVTMTGTSIDSPTVLLTGIRTDEEHHDGGGMRIGPDGKLYVSVGDTGVGDPLVCPGLATNPYAEDLNALEGKVLRLELDGSVPEDNPYVGQAGKRGEIFASGFRNPFRFGFDPVTGALWLGDVGDVTIEEIDIVTVGADYAWPHCEGTLPSACEHPGDKDPIFEYWHGYSDLDTGCGGEGLPELGGTVIGGAFAPATFGGRGGHYFFADFNISNIYDAVVNDTRDGIVGTPSAFVNYAGGPVDLIFGPDGALYYVAINAGQVRRVAPTVDAGDQFLNGKKLVLKTKTGTAIKKSFAVMAKDPGISLGGGPGSGDDPTLHPADLRVVSTEFDDTYTLPQANWRTSRNGYVYKDATRSDGPVRFVAMMAGKAVKVIASGAALGHTLASDPNPVSVVLTTGGTHYCMTFGGTPKFAPDKLFSAVNAPAPGGCPP